From a single Capsicum annuum cultivar UCD-10X-F1 chromosome 12, UCD10Xv1.1, whole genome shotgun sequence genomic region:
- the LOC107855542 gene encoding ethylene-responsive transcription factor 1B-like encodes MDLKIQDHEELISIKVEVESFSQDSIIAKELEKHYIGVRKRPWGKYAAEIRDSTRNGRRVWLGTFDTAEEAALTYDQAAFCMRGPSTCLNFSVEEVRESLTNMEFNNDFKDGLLLSPAAAIKDRHKKRNSTSRKRKQMKIKEENVLIFEDLGTDLLDELLSEYSSCSN; translated from the coding sequence ATGGATTTGAAGATTCAAGATCATGAAGAACTAATCTCAATCAAAGTTGAAGTTGAATCATTTTCTCAAGATTCCATTATAGCTAAAGAATTGGAAAAACACTATATAGGTGTTCGAAAAAGGCCATGGGGAAAATATGCAGCTGAAATTAGGGATTCGACAAGGAATGGAAGAAGGGTTTGGCTCGGAACATTTGATACTGCTGAAGAAGCTGCTTTGACTTATGACCAAGCCGCGTTTTGCATGAGAGGTCCTTCAACTTGCCTGAATTTCTCAGTAGAAGAAGTGCGTGAATCGCTAACAAATATGGAATTTAATAATGACTTTAAAGATGGATTGCTTTTGTCTCCCGCTGCAGCGATAAAAGATAGACACAAGAAGAGAAATAGTACATCACGAAAAAGGAAGCaaatgaaaattaaagaagaaaatgtGTTGATATTTGAAGATTTAGGTACTGATTTGTTAGATGAACTCTTATCTGAGTACTCATCTTGTTCAAATTAA
- the LOC124889258 gene encoding importin-5-like, whose protein sequence is MLFRFMLNYLGVDSWNRVVVVLWDELIPKCPELYVSYVDRLIEGFKDVMVAVTNDRRVGVAAAKASVKLILYYSTPTNYSKFHVLLGNLMIHLSKAIGVEDLVCSLLEDLIVLAGVKAAYFSVEIGVAIECMVRLAGDLTLGEKIRKLAVEFVVTVAEDRESGCEMMQMVPDEQVTKLLGVLIDMLVHIRDDPSWGNAVNDDGNEGELSMCSYGKESLGRLAIALGGNVIVPNLPPTIFTFLDHEDWQIRYAVVTAIGVISKGCSKVIVVSSKDMKHLVETIVKLICDNHPRVRWAAIHAIGQLSMHMSPQFQEQYHQQVLPALIKVWSDFDNPRLQARATSTMLAFSHNCSAEILKPYLHDIVSKLVLQSGMTMMNEAALATLGSLAIQSQEGAAYIYDSIMPYLIVILVTATDDTSRTLLPKYLECITMITMAVGNLGIGDLVAKIAGALISLQETHMEEEDPMRCLLLQAWGRLCKCLGADFIPYLRVAMPVVLKSATLKNYLSVSDDSDDESEAYVTAGNKRVAIRSGLLEAKALACHILCCFAAELKEGLHLWVNEVVSALVPNVTFKFSEEVRMAAIAAMPLLINSAACATKKGRPVIGCGKFPVQTISDTIIRALLNALNKESKVQIQVRLLEAFNESIQISSLLLSKDQAAEFVDGISNALLTSSYHKTEREKTAKEYRHQRGLEAEQHLTICRNIGICLGTMVKKHKASFLPLLDKFLPYVSLMWSNDGTAEERKIVVLLFRDIAQQCREEVFRYYEEWIPLLPRVFFHKNPDVPQIMATVIGICAEFGADFLKPHITVIFNCLKTVMEHPDAKNPVNIMAYEAAVSTCGKLNQFVCEGIYNYESILFWIRHLPLKCNQDEAKISHEMLCSMMETSEQKVIGPDGIYIPMIIKIFAEVLWAEKNLATEETATRIINILKKFQREMQPAFLAKIFEELPLPHQSMLRNVLSIV, encoded by the exons ATGTTGTTTCGCTTTATGTTGAACTACTTGGGTGTGGATTCTTGGAATAGAGTAGTGGTTGTTTTATGGGATGAATTGATACCGAAATGTCCTGAGCTTTACGTATCGTATGTTGATCGTTTGATTGAGGGGTTTAAGGATGTTATGGTTGCTGTAACGAATGATCGTCGAGTTGGGGTTGCTGCTGCTAAGGCATCGGTGAAATTGATCTTGTATTATTCAACCCCCACGAATTATTCAAAGTTTCATGTgcttttagggaatttgatgattCATTTGTCTAAGGCAATTGGTGTGGAGGATCTCGTGTGTAGTCTTCTTGAGGATTTGATTGTTTTAGCTGGTGTAAAGGCCGCGTATTTTAGTGTCGAAATTGGTGTTGCGATTGAGTGTATGGTGAGGCTAGCTGGGGATTTGACGTTAGGTGAAAAGATAAGGAAACTTGCTGTTGAGTTTGTTGTTACTGTGGCTGAAGATAGGGAGAGTGGATGTGAGATGATGCAGATGGTTCCGGACGAACAAGTTACTAAGTTGCTTGGTGTGTTGATTGATATGTTGGTGCATATTCGCGATGACCCTAGTTGGGGAAACGCGGTTAATGATGATGGAAATGAAGGGGAGTTGAGTATGTGTAGTTATGGTAAGGAGAGTTTGGGTAGGCTAGCGATTGCATTAGGGGGAAACGTAATTGTGCCTAATTTGCCTCCGACGATTTTCACCTTCTTGGATCATGAAGATTGGCAAATTCGTTATGCTGTTGTTACCGCGATTGGGGTTATATCGAAGGGATGTTCAAAGGTGATAGTAGTAAGCTCAAAGGATATGAAGCACCTTGTAGAGACTATTGTGAAGCTAATCTGTGATAATCACCCTCGAGTGCGATGGGCAGCGATTCATGCAATTGGTCAGCTATCAATGCATATGAGCCCGCAGTTTCAAGAACAATATCATCAGCAGGTTCTTCCAGCTTTAATAAAAGTGTGGAGTGATTTTGATAATCCCAGGTTGCAG GCACGTGCAACTTCAACAATGCTGGCATTCAGTCACAATTGCAGTGCAGAAATTTTGAAGCCTTACCTGCACGATATAGTGAGTAAATTGGTTCTACAG AGTGGAATGACAATGATGAATGAAGCAGCTCTGGCAACTTTAGGTTCTTTAGCTATTCAGTCACAG GAAGGCGCTGCATACATATATGATTCTATAATGCCTTACCTGATAGTTATCTTGGTAACTGCTACTGATGATACAAGTCGAACGCTCCTTCCCAAATACTTGGAATGCATTACTATGATTACAATGGCGGTTGGAAATCTAGGAATCGGTGATCTTGTTGCAAAG ATCGCTGGTGCTCTCATTTCGCTGCAAGAAACTCATATGGAGGAAGAAGATCCAATGAGGTGCCTTTTGTTACAA GCATGGGGTAGACTATGCAAATGCTTAGGggcggatttcattccttatctGCGTGTTGCCATGCCTGTTGTGCTAAAATCTGCTAcgctgaagaactatttgagtgtTTCGGATGATTCTGACGATGAAAG CGAGGCTTATGTCACTGCTGGGAATAAAAGGGTCGCGATAAGAAGTGGACTTCTGGAAGCAAAAGCCTTGGCCTGTCATATCCTATGCTGCTTTGCGGCCGAGTTAAAGGAAGGGCTGCATTTGTGGGTTAATGAG GTTGTTAGTGCCTTAGTTCCGAATGTTACCTTTAAATTCAGCGAAGAAGTAAGAATGGCTGCCATTGCTG CAATGCCTTTACTGATAAATTCAGCTGCATGTGCTACGAAGAAAGGGCGTCCTGTAATAGGTTGTGGTAAGTTCCCAGTTCAAACGATATCTGACACTATAATCCGAGCTTTGCTGAACGCATTAAACAAG GAGTCAAAGGTACAAATTCAAGTGAGACTATTGGAGGCGTTCAACGAAAGCATTCAG ATTTCGAGTTTACTTCTAAGTAAAGACCAAGCTGCAGAATTTGTTGATGGCATATCAAACGCTCTCTTGACTAGCTCGTACCACAAAACAGAAAGAGAGAAAACAGCTAAAGAATACAGGCATCAAAGGGGGCTGGAAGCTGAGCAACACTTAACTATATGTAGAAAC ATTGGCATTTGCCTTGGAACTATGGTAAAGAAACACAAGGCGTCATTCTTGCCCCTTCTCGACAAGTTTTTGCCTTATGTATCGCTTATGTGG AGTAATGATGGAACAGCAGAAGAAAGAAAGATCGTAGTGCTACTTTTCCGTGATATTGCTCAGCAGTGTCGAGAAGAAGTATTCAG GTACTACGAGGAGTGGATACCTCTCCTGCCTAGAGTTTTCTTTCATAAGAATCCAGACGTTCCACAG ATCATGGCTACTGTAATCGGTATCTGTGCTGAATTCGGAGCAGATTTTCTTAAGCCTCATATTACAG TAATATTCAATTGTTTAAAAACTGTAATGGAGCATCCTGATGCCAAAAACCCGGTTAACATCATGGCTTATGAGGCTGCTGTTTCTACCTGTGGGAAGTTAAACCAGTTCGTCTGCGAAGGCATCTACAACTATGAG TCCATCCTGTTCTGGATTAGGCACTTACCACTAAAGTGTAATCAAGATGAGGCTAAAATCAGTCACGAAATGCTTTGTTCCATGATGGAGAC GTCAGAGCAGAAAGTTATTGGCCCTGATGGAATTTATATACCGATGATCATAAAAATTTTCGCTGAGGTTTTATGGGCAGAGAAGAATTTGGCTACTGAAGAAACTGCGACGCGAATCATCAATATATTGAAGAAGTTCCAAAGGGAAATGCAGCCTGCTTTCTTGGCCAAAATATTTGAAGAATTACCTTTACCACATCAAAGCATGTTGCGTAACGTCTTGTCCATCGTATAA